The genomic region GCCGAGCCCGCACTGACGTCCATCGTGACCGGCGCGCCCGACCCGCGCGATGCGCGCAGCCTGCCGCGTGCAGACCGTGCGGCCTCTGCAGCGCAGGTGTCGGCAGTCTGAGGAACCGGCATGGCAGACAGCATTTCTTCCATCGCAGACTACATCGTCATCGGCGCGGGCATAGCGGGCGCTTCGGTCGCCTGGCAATTGGTGCAGGGGCAGAACGGGAAAGGTGCGCCCTCCGTCATCCTGCTGGAGCGCGAATCCCAGCCGGGTTATCACACCACGGGGCGCTCGGCCGCGCTGTACATGGCCACCTACGGCACGCCCAACATTCAGGCGCTCACGCGCGCCAGCCGGGCGTTTTATGACGACCCCCCGGCCGAGTTCGGGCCAGACCCCATCCTCTCTCCGCGTGGGGTGGTCTATGTGGCGCGGCCCGAGCAGCTGGACCTGCTGCGCCAGGCCTATGACGAAGCCCGCGCTGCATCGCCCAATGTGGAGTGGGTGGAAAAAGACAAGCTGCTAGCGATGCTGCCGTGCCTGAAACCCGACGTGGTGGCCGCAGGCATGGGCGAGCCCGATGCTGCCGACATGGATGTGCATGCACTGCACCAGGGTTACCTGCGCGGACTGCGGCAGCGCGGTGGCCAGGTGCTGACCCATGCCGAAGTGGCTGCCTTGCGTCGCCTGGATGAAAAAGCAGCCGGGGCAGGGGCAAACGAGGCGGGTGAAATGGGTGAGGCAGATACCAAGGGCCTATGGACCGTCACGCTGGCCGACGGCCGCACGCTGCAGAGCCGCGTCCTCGTCAATGCCGCAGGCGCCTGGGCCGATGTGATTGGGCAGATGGCGGGCGCTCCTCCCATTGGGCTGGAGCCGCGCAGGCGCACCGCCTTCACCTTTGCGGTGCCCGAGGGTATGGACGCCCATGCGTGGCCCGCCGTGGTGGGCATTGACGAAAGCTTCTACTTCAAGCCCGATGCGGGGCAGCTGCTGGGCTCCCCCGCCAATGCCGACCCCACGCACCCGCACGACGTGGTACCCGAGGAGCTGGACGTGGCGACGGGCATCTACCACATCGAGGAAATGACCACCTTCCAGATCCGCAGGCCATCGCACACCTGGGCAGGTCTGCGCTCCTTCGTGCCCGATGGTGATCTGGTGATCGGCTGGGACAACCATGTGCCCGGCTTTTTCTGGATGGCGGGGCAGGGCGGCTACGGTATCCAGAGCGCTGCGGGGGCCTCCCTGCTGGCGCGCCGCCTGATTTGCTCTGAGCCGCTGGATGAAGTGCTGGTGCGTGAAGGCGTGCAGCCCGAGGGGCTTGCGCCCAGCCGCCTGCGCTGATGGGGCCCTGGCTTTAGCGCTCAGCGACGCTGCTCAGGTCAGGCAAAGGTGTTGACCTGGGTGCCCAGCGTGCCGCTGGTGGCCAAGGCGGGCTGAGGCATGGATTGCTGCATGGCATCGAGCATGGTGCTGGCAGATACCGCCTGAATATCCAGGGCCTTCTTCAGTACTGCGATGTTCACAGCATCCGAATTCTTGGCGCTGGCCAGCGATGTAGCGGTGCTGACGATGCTGTTGGTCATTGCGAGGTCCATGGCAAATCCTCCGGTGGTTTGCTGGTTATCGGCATTTTGGGGCGATGGGTTGAGGCCTTTTTGCAGCGCTGGGAGTGGTGCTATTGAAAATGTAGCTGCTTGCGCTTGCTGGGTAAGCGCTAGAGGTCGATTTTTCTGAAAAATCTGGATGCCCGACGCGATCTGAAGCCCGCGCTACGACGCGACTCGGTCTGCCTCCATCCACCCCACACGCCCCTGCCCACCGTCGCTGATGCGCTGGCGGCATGCCGCCGCTTGCGCTTCGGGCAAGCGCCATTGCAGCGTGACAGCCGATCCGTGATCCACCTGCAGCAGCTCTGCGCCTGCCGCTTCGATCTCTCTGCGCAGCCACCCTTCCAGGGAATAGGGCACGCTGCAGGCTAGGGTGCTCATGCGTTGCAACGGCACCTTCTGCGCTGTCAGCAGGGCTTGTGCGATGCAATCGGTGTACGCACGCACCAAACCCCCGGCCCCCAGCTTGACCCCGCCGAAGTACCGTACCACCGTGGCTAGCACGCCCTCCAGATCCTGGTGGCGCAACACATCCAGCATGGGCCGCCCGGCCGTGCCACTGGGCTCTCCGTCGTCCACAGCGGCGGATTGCCCGCCTGCCAGCAGCGCCCAGCACACATGGGCAGCACCGGGGTGCTGCTTCCACAGGGCGTCCACCACCGCTTGCGCGGCGGCTCGGTCTGTCATGGGTTGAACGCAGCCGATGAAACGGCTTTTCTTGATGATGAGTTCGCTGTGCGCGGCGGTGGCCAAGGTGTGGGGCATGGGGCAACGAGTTTACGCCGCAACGCAATCACAGGAGTGAGGCACCCACGGGTAATCACCCATGGTGCGCATGCAACAGATGACTCGGATCACCCATTTGGGTGATAGGCAAGACGCAATGAAGAGTTCACAGTGAGGGCATGCCGTGATGCACCCAACGCCCCCAGGAGTTCTGCCATGTTTACTTTGCCCTTCGTTCATACCTTGCACCATGCCTTGACCAGCCATGCGTTCGGGCGAGGGCATTCTCAGCAGCCATCAGCCGCGGCTGCGCCTTCAGCGCAGGCATTGGCGATAGGCTGCGCCGATGTAGCCTTGCCGGGTGCGCGCACGGATTCCAGCGCGGATGACATCCCCGATCTGGCCCAGCGTGTGCGCGAAGTGGGCGAGTGGTAGGCCGAGGGGCATTCCGGGCCCCTGCGGCGGCGAACACACCCCCGCTTTGAGGGGCCATCACCCCGCCCATGCAACAAAAAAGGGCTTGCGCCCTTAAAATCGCGGCCTCCCCACCATGACCGTGACCGCCCAGCGCCCGAGGCGGCCATCTCCTATTGCATGAACGCCCCCGTTGACGTTTCCTTTTTTGCGCGCGCCGCAAAGCCCTTGACCAGCTACCGTCCGTACTGGGCCAAGCGCTTTGGCACGGCCCCGTTCCTGCCAATGAGCCGCGCGGAGATGGACAAACTGGGCTGGGACAGTTGCGACATCATCTTGGTCACAGGCGATGCCTACGTCGACCACCCCAGCTTCGGCATGGCCGTGATTGGCCGCACGCTGGAGGCTCAGGGCTTTCGCGTGGGCATCATTGCCCAGCCCGACTGGCAAAGCGCCGAGCCCTTCAAGGTGCTGGGCAAGCCCAACCTGTTCTGGGGCGTGACGGCGGGGAACATGGATTCAATGATCAACCGGTACACCGCCGACCGGAAGATCCGCAGCGACGATGCCTACACCCCTGGCGACGTGGGCGGCAAGCGCCCCGACCGTGCTGCCATCGTCTACAGCCAGCGTTGCCGCGAGGTCTACAAGGACGTGCCCATCATCCTGGGCGGCATCGAAGGCAGCCTGCGCCGCATCGCGCATTACGACTACTGGAGCGACAAGGTGCGCCGCTCCATCGTGGTGGATTCCAAGTGCGACTTGCTGCTGTACGGTAACGCCGAGCGTGCCCTGGTGGAGGTAGCCCATCGCATTGCCGCGCGTGAACCTGTCGAAAAAATCACCGATGTGCGCGGCACCGCCTTTGTGCGCCGCCCCGACGATGAAAGTGGCAAGGGCTGGTTCGAGATCGATTCCACCACCGTGGACGAGCCCGGCGTGGTGGAGCCACACATCAACCCCTACATGACCACCAGCGAGCAGGCCGCTGCCCAAGGCAGCACCTGCAGCAAGGAAGATGCTCCTGATTCAGGAGCTGCCAGCGCTTGTGGGACGGGCGCTGTAGGCCAAAATGAGGCACAGGGCAACGCCCGCGCTGACGCACAAAAAGCCGAGCCCAATCCGGCCATCCAGCCCATCCAGTTCGTGCCCAACCCTTCGCTGCGGGTCAAGCTCAAGATGCCCCCGCGCGAGAAAACAGTCATCCGCCTGCCCAGCTACGAGCAGGTCAAAAGCGACCCCGTGCTCTACGCCCACGCCAACCGCGTGTTGCACCTGGAGACCAACCCGGGTAACGCCCGTGCCCTGGTGCAGGCGCACGGTGAGGGTGTGACGGCGCGCGATGTGTGGATCAACCCACCGCCCATCCCGCTGACCACGGCCGAGATGGACTATGTGTTCGACCTGCCTTACGCACGTGGCCCCCACCCCAGCTACGCCGACGAAAACGGCAGCCACGACGGCGCGACCAAGATCCCGGCTTGGGAGATGATCCGCTTCAGCGTGAACATCATGCGCGGCTGCTTTGGCGGCTGCACCTTCTGCTCCATCACCGAGCACGAAGGCCGCATCATCCAGAGCCGGTCTGAGGATTCCATCATCCAGGAGATCGAGGACATCCGCGACAAGGTCAAGGGCTTCACCGGCACGATTTCCGATTTGGGCGGCCCCACGGCCAACATGTACCGCCTGGGTTGCCGCAGCCCCGAGATCGAGGCCGCCTGCCGCAAGCCCAGCTGCGTGTACCCTGGCATCTGTCAGAACCTGACGACCGACCATGGGCCGCTGATCAAGATCTACCGCCGCGCACGCGGGCTCAAGGGCATCAAGAAGATTCTCATCGGCTCTGGCCTGCGTTACGACCTGGCCGTGAAGTCGCCCGAATACGTGAAGGAACTGGTGCAGCACCACGTGGGCGGCTACCTGAAGATTGCCCCCGAGCATACCGAGCAAGGCCCTCTGACCAAGATGATGAAGCCGGGCATTGGCAGCTACGACCGCTTCAAGCAGATGTTTGAGAAGTTCAGCGAAGAGGCGGGCAAAAAGCAGTTCCTCATTCCGTACTTCATCGCCGCCCATCCGGGCACGAGCGACGAGGACATGATGAACCTCGCCATCTGGCTCAAGAAAAACGGTTTCCGCGCCGACCAGGTGCAGACCTTTTACCCTAGCCCCATGGCCACCGCCACCGCCATGTACCACTCGGGCCGCAACACCCTGACCAAGGTACGCCGCCACATGCGCGATGCGGAAGAGGAAACCGTGGACATCGTGCGTGGCGAAAAGCGCCGCCGCCTGCACAAGGCCTTTTTGCGCTACCACGACCCCAACAACTGGCCGCTGCTGCGCGAGGCGCTCAAGACCATGGGCCGTGCGGATCTGATTGGCAATGGTAAGCACCACCTGATCCCGACCTTCCAGCCCATGACGGACGGCAGCTACCAGAGCGCGCGCCGCAAGAACTCTACGCCTGTGGGACAAAAGCCCGCGCCTGCTGCTGTGGCGGCCAAGCCAGGCAAAGGCAATCAACCCGTCAAAGGCCGCATCCTCACCCAACACACCGGCCTGCCGCCGCGGGTGACGGGAAGCGCCAAGGCGGCCGCACGCAAGCCGCGTTGAGCGCCCGCGGGCCACAGACTAAATGGGTCAGTAGCAAAGGCTACTGACCCAGCTTGTGTCGGCGGCTAACTTTTGTCTTGTACCGCGCGGGAACCCACCACTACCGATTGGGATGCTTGCGCGGGGGCTTGGGGCACCAAGTCTTCAATGATGAAGGTGCGGTAGTAAAACGCTGCAGCGGCCCCCTGCGCCGTGATGGCCTCCACTACTTGTTCAGGCGTGTCTTTGCTGTCCATGGCGATCAGCAAACCGTGGTGCCCGGTGCCTGCCAGGTCGGCAATACGCCGCACCATGTCGCCCTCCGCGCCCACGGAGGGCAAGGGCGCATCGGCTGTACCCAAGGTGTGGACGATGTCCTGTAGGATGACTTCCGGGCTGGCATAGGCCAGCTCTCCCTTGTGTCCTGCAGATTGCAGCGCGGTGCCTGCATGCCTCACACAGTCCTCGTCCGGAAACAGCGCAAACACATGGCCCGTGGGGTAGAACACGCCGCCCAGGTTGGTCATGGTGGAGTCGAGGATCATGGGTTTCATGGATCAGGTCCTGCAGTGGATACAACTGCACGATTGAAACCTTCTGCAGTGGCGGTGGCTTGTAGGCTGGAGCGCTTCTCGGTTGTAGGTTGCGCGCCTGCCTGATCACGTGCCCGCGTTTCTCGAGACGATGTCAGGGCAGGGTATGCAGCGGAATGTCCTGCGCTGCGGCAAGGGCCTCCAGGTTCTGCCGGGTTTGCTGTTTCAGAAAGGCAGCTATCGCTGCATGGGTGCCAGGCGCGCGCATGGTCGCGGCGTCGCCCTGTGGGGGCAGGGCGGCTGCGGCACACAGCCGGGCTGCAAAGTGCGGTTCCAAGGCCGCCACCGCCACACGTCCATCGGCGCAGGGGTAAATGCGGTAGCCCGCGTGTTGGCCGCCCACATCGCCCTCGGGCATCGTCAGCCCCCATGTGCGCGGTTGTGCCAGCCAGGCAGCTGCGTCTGCCAGGGCGACTTCCAGGCACTGGCCTTCATCCGTCTGGGCCCGAACCAAGAGCGCTTGTAGCACCGCTTCGCTGGCCATCAGTGCACCGCCCATGTCGGCATAGAGCGTGGCAGGCATCTCAGTACTGGTCAGCAGCCCTGCGTCGGCCAGATAGGTCAGGTCGTGCCCTGGTTCTTCGGCCTGGGCTCCGCCTGTGCCCACGATGCGCACGAGAGAGAGTCGGGGGTAGCGCGGGTGCAGTGCATCCCAGCTCAGGCCCAGCTTGCTCAGGGCGGAGGGGCGAAAGGATGTGAGGATCACATCGGTTTTGGCCAGCTCCTCGTGCAGCAAGGCTTGGCCGGGTTCGGTTTTCAGGTGGGCTTGGAGGATGTGTATGCCCGGATGCAATGCGCGATAGGCCTCAGGGCTGTATAGGGCCATCGGGTCGGCACTGGGCTGCCCTGGCGCCGCAGGTGGCTCCAGCTTGGTGCAGGTGGCGCCCATGCGGGCACAGCGCAACAGGGCTGCAGGACCGGGCAGGTTCAATGCCAGGCTGAGAATGCGTACGCCTTGCAGCGGCTGGGGTAGGGCTTTGGACATGGGGGAGCTGTAGATGAATGACATGCCGAGGAACTTTGCATGCCGGGTTGTCTCTTTCACGGGTTATACATAATTTGTTACGCCACCTTCGCTGCCCGCTCATCCCCATGCAACGCAGAACTTCCTTGGCAGCCCTGGCTGGGCTTGCCTCTACATCAGGACTTTTCATGACATCCCTGTCCAGCGCCGCCGGTCTGCCCCAGCTGCAGGCACTCAAGCCATCTCCACGCATGCCGGTGCTGTTTGTGGGCCATGGCAGCCCCATGAATGCCATTGAAGACAACAGCTGGCGGCGCAGCTGGCAGGCGATGGGCGCTGAGTTGCTGGCGCGGTCGGTGCAGCCCCAACTCATCCTGTGCATATCGGCCCATTGGATGACGCGCGGTGGCTGGCAGTTGACGGGCATGGCCCAGCCCAAAACCATCCATGACTTTGGCGGCTTTCCCCAGGAGTTGTTTGACCAGCAATATCCCGCTCCGGGCGCACCTGCGGTGGCAAAGAGCCTGGCCAAGGAGTTGAAGTCGCCCGCAGCCGGTTACACGGTCAGCGTAGATGAGGGCGAGTGGGGGCTGGACCATGGCACATGGTCCGTGCTCAAGCCCATGTTTCCCAAGGCGCAAATTCCGGTGCTGCAGCTGAGCATGGATTACAGCCGACCACCCGCAGAGCACTACGCACTGGGTCGCCAACTGGCTGCACTCAGGGACCGGGGCGTTTTGATTGTGGGCAGCGGTAACGTCGTGCACAACCTGCGCGCCAGCCGCCGAGGTAGTGCGCCCAACGAGGCCTACGATTGGGCTGCAGAGTTTGATACGGTGGTGCAGGAACAGATCAAGAAAGGCCAGCTCGATGCGCTGCAGAACTTTCTGGGTCTGGGGGCCGTCACCAAGCAGGCGCATCCCACGCACGAGCATTACTTGCCCCTGTTGTACGCAGCAGGCGCTGTGCAGCCCACGGAGATGCCTCGGTTTTTCAACACGGGTTACCAGTCGGCGTCGATTTCGATGCGGTCGGTGCTGTGGGGGTAGCTATCAAAAAGTGAGCTGCTTGCGCTTGTCTGATAAGCGCCAGAGGCCCAAAAGACAAAAACCGCCCGAGGGCGGTTTTTGTTATCCGTAGATCGAGCAGTCTGATCTGTCAGATGACCTTGGCGATGGCCTGGCAGACGTAGTCGATGTTCTTGCTGTTGAGCGCAGCCACGCACATGCGGCCCGTGTCAGTGCCGTACACGCCGAACTCGCTACGCAGGCGCACCATCTGGTCCTTGGACAGGCCGGAGTAGCTGAACATGCCGATCTGCGTGGTGATGAAGGACATGTCCTTGGTCACGCCCGCGGCCTTCAGGCCATCGACCAGCTTCTGGCGCATGGCCTTGATGCGCACGCGCATTTCGCCCAGTTCCTTTTCCCACAGAGCGCGCAGCTCTGGGTTGCCCAGCACGGCGGCCACAATGGCGCCACCGTGTGTGGGTGGGTTGGAGTAGTTGGTGCGGATGGCGATTTTCAGCTGGCTCAGCACGCGGTCGGTTTCTTCCTTGCTGCTGCCGACCACGCTCAGGGCACCCACGCGCTCGCCGTACAGGCTGAAGCTCTTGGAGAAGCTGGTGGACACGAAGATGTTCAGGCCAGCGGCCACAAACTTGGCGATCACGGCGCCGTCTTCAGCAATGCCGTAGCCAAAGCCCTGGTAGGCCATGTCCAGGAAGGCGGTGAGGTTGCGTTCCTTCACTACGGCAATCACTTGATCCCACTGGGCGGGGGTGATGTCATAACCGGTAGGGTTGTGGCAGCAGGCGTGCAGCAGCACGATGGTGCCTGCGGCAGCAGCCTTCAGCTTGGCCAGCATGCCGTCAAAGTTGATGCCGCCCAGGCCGCCGTTGGCGCTCTGGTCGAAGTAGGGGTAGGTGTCTACGGTGAAACCGGCGTTGGTGAACAGCGCACGGTGGTTTTCCCAGCTGGGGTCAGAAATCAGCACGGTGGCGTTGGGGCTGATTTTCTTGAGGAAGTCGGCACCGATCTTCAGGCCGCCAGTGCCACCGATGGCTTGCACAGTGGCCACGCGGCCGCTCTTGACGACGTCGGAGTCTGCGCCGAACACCAGGCCTTTGACGGCTGCGTCATAAGCCGCAATACCGTCGATGGGCAGGTAGCCACGGGCAGTGGGCTTTTCCATCATGGTCTTCTCGGCTGCCTGTACGCATTGCAGCAGGGGCAGCTTGCCGTTGTCGTCGAAATAGACGCCCACACCCAGGTTGACCTTGTTGGGGTTGGTGTCTGCGTTGAATTGTTCGTTCAGACCCAGGA from Acidovorax sp. DW039 harbors:
- a CDS encoding CoA transferase, producing the protein MSKALPQPLQGVRILSLALNLPGPAALLRCARMGATCTKLEPPAAPGQPSADPMALYSPEAYRALHPGIHILQAHLKTEPGQALLHEELAKTDVILTSFRPSALSKLGLSWDALHPRYPRLSLVRIVGTGGAQAEEPGHDLTYLADAGLLTSTEMPATLYADMGGALMASEAVLQALLVRAQTDEGQCLEVALADAAAWLAQPRTWGLTMPEGDVGGQHAGYRIYPCADGRVAVAALEPHFAARLCAAAALPPQGDAATMRAPGTHAAIAAFLKQQTRQNLEALAAAQDIPLHTLP
- a CDS encoding YjfB family protein — translated: MDLAMTNSIVSTATSLASAKNSDAVNIAVLKKALDIQAVSASTMLDAMQQSMPQPALATSGTLGTQVNTFA
- a CDS encoding YigZ family protein encodes the protein MPHTLATAAHSELIIKKSRFIGCVQPMTDRAAAQAVVDALWKQHPGAAHVCWALLAGGQSAAVDDGEPSGTAGRPMLDVLRHQDLEGVLATVVRYFGGVKLGAGGLVRAYTDCIAQALLTAQKVPLQRMSTLACSVPYSLEGWLRREIEAAGAELLQVDHGSAVTLQWRLPEAQAAACRQRISDGGQGRVGWMEADRVAS
- a CDS encoding FAD-dependent oxidoreductase — protein: MADSISSIADYIVIGAGIAGASVAWQLVQGQNGKGAPSVILLERESQPGYHTTGRSAALYMATYGTPNIQALTRASRAFYDDPPAEFGPDPILSPRGVVYVARPEQLDLLRQAYDEARAASPNVEWVEKDKLLAMLPCLKPDVVAAGMGEPDAADMDVHALHQGYLRGLRQRGGQVLTHAEVAALRRLDEKAAGAGANEAGEMGEADTKGLWTVTLADGRTLQSRVLVNAAGAWADVIGQMAGAPPIGLEPRRRTAFTFAVPEGMDAHAWPAVVGIDESFYFKPDAGQLLGSPANADPTHPHDVVPEELDVATGIYHIEEMTTFQIRRPSHTWAGLRSFVPDGDLVIGWDNHVPGFFWMAGQGGYGIQSAAGASLLARRLICSEPLDEVLVREGVQPEGLAPSRLR
- a CDS encoding YgiQ family radical SAM protein, with translation MNAPVDVSFFARAAKPLTSYRPYWAKRFGTAPFLPMSRAEMDKLGWDSCDIILVTGDAYVDHPSFGMAVIGRTLEAQGFRVGIIAQPDWQSAEPFKVLGKPNLFWGVTAGNMDSMINRYTADRKIRSDDAYTPGDVGGKRPDRAAIVYSQRCREVYKDVPIILGGIEGSLRRIAHYDYWSDKVRRSIVVDSKCDLLLYGNAERALVEVAHRIAAREPVEKITDVRGTAFVRRPDDESGKGWFEIDSTTVDEPGVVEPHINPYMTTSEQAAAQGSTCSKEDAPDSGAASACGTGAVGQNEAQGNARADAQKAEPNPAIQPIQFVPNPSLRVKLKMPPREKTVIRLPSYEQVKSDPVLYAHANRVLHLETNPGNARALVQAHGEGVTARDVWINPPPIPLTTAEMDYVFDLPYARGPHPSYADENGSHDGATKIPAWEMIRFSVNIMRGCFGGCTFCSITEHEGRIIQSRSEDSIIQEIEDIRDKVKGFTGTISDLGGPTANMYRLGCRSPEIEAACRKPSCVYPGICQNLTTDHGPLIKIYRRARGLKGIKKILIGSGLRYDLAVKSPEYVKELVQHHVGGYLKIAPEHTEQGPLTKMMKPGIGSYDRFKQMFEKFSEEAGKKQFLIPYFIAAHPGTSDEDMMNLAIWLKKNGFRADQVQTFYPSPMATATAMYHSGRNTLTKVRRHMRDAEEETVDIVRGEKRRRLHKAFLRYHDPNNWPLLREALKTMGRADLIGNGKHHLIPTFQPMTDGSYQSARRKNSTPVGQKPAPAAVAAKPGKGNQPVKGRILTQHTGLPPRVTGSAKAAARKPR
- the ygiD gene encoding 4,5-DOPA dioxygenase extradiol translates to MTSLSSAAGLPQLQALKPSPRMPVLFVGHGSPMNAIEDNSWRRSWQAMGAELLARSVQPQLILCISAHWMTRGGWQLTGMAQPKTIHDFGGFPQELFDQQYPAPGAPAVAKSLAKELKSPAAGYTVSVDEGEWGLDHGTWSVLKPMFPKAQIPVLQLSMDYSRPPAEHYALGRQLAALRDRGVLIVGSGNVVHNLRASRRGSAPNEAYDWAAEFDTVVQEQIKKGQLDALQNFLGLGAVTKQAHPTHEHYLPLLYAAGAVQPTEMPRFFNTGYQSASISMRSVLWG
- a CDS encoding amino acid aminotransferase gives rise to the protein MSLFTAVEMAPRDPILGLNEQFNADTNPNKVNLGVGVYFDDNGKLPLLQCVQAAEKTMMEKPTARGYLPIDGIAAYDAAVKGLVFGADSDVVKSGRVATVQAIGGTGGLKIGADFLKKISPNATVLISDPSWENHRALFTNAGFTVDTYPYFDQSANGGLGGINFDGMLAKLKAAAAGTIVLLHACCHNPTGYDITPAQWDQVIAVVKERNLTAFLDMAYQGFGYGIAEDGAVIAKFVAAGLNIFVSTSFSKSFSLYGERVGALSVVGSSKEETDRVLSQLKIAIRTNYSNPPTHGGAIVAAVLGNPELRALWEKELGEMRVRIKAMRQKLVDGLKAAGVTKDMSFITTQIGMFSYSGLSKDQMVRLRSEFGVYGTDTGRMCVAALNSKNIDYVCQAIAKVI